A window of Streptomyces profundus genomic DNA:
GCGTTGGTTGCTCATCGGATGCGCCGTGGCGCTCGTGGCGGTCGTCGTCACCGTGGTCGTGCTGGCCACGGGCGACGAGGAGGACAGCAAGTGGGAGGCCTGCGCCTACTACTCCGACCACATGCAGGAACTGGCCGAGGCCACCTCGGACCGTGGCGTCCACGCCGAGCGGATCGACGGATGGGCGCGGGACTCGGACGACGCCGAGTTCCGGGAGGCCGCCGCCGAACTGGTGTCCCTGGGCGAGGGGGAGTACGACCAGGACGCCTGGCTCAACTCGATCGTCGACTTCGGCATCGCCTGCTACGGGCTGCCGGAGGGGCCGGAAACGGGCTCCTGAGCTGGGCGCCTCGGGGGGCGGACGACCGCCGCGAGCAGCAGATAGGCAACGGCGGTCGCCGCCAGCGCCGTCCCGTAGCCGGCGGAGAGCGCCGCCGCGTCGCCCTGGCCGTCCCCGGTCAGCGCGGTCGCGCCGGCGGCCAGCGAGACCAGGGCGGCGAAACCCAGCGTGGGCCCGGTCTCCACGGCCGCGTTGAGCAGGCCGCCGGCGACGCCGGCGTGCGAGCTCGGCACCCCGTCGAGGGCGAGCACGGCGCCGGCGGAGAAGAGCAGCGTCACCCCCGCGGGAAAGAGCAGCATCCCCGCCAACAGCGCGGCCGAGTAGGTGTTCTGGACGCCGATCAGGCTCAGCAGGGCCAGCCCGACCGAAGCGGTCAGCAGCCCGAGGAGGGCGGTGCGCCGGGGACCCCACGCGGAGGTCACCCGCCCCGAGACGGCCGAGGCCGCCAACAGGACCGCCGCGTAGGGGAGATACGCCGTCGACGTGCCCAACGGGGAGAGCCCGACGTTCTGTTGGAGATGCAGCGGCAGGAAGTACGACAGGGAGAAGACCCCGGCGGCCCCGGCGCCCAGCGCGACCAGGCCCGTCAGCCGCCCCGCCGAGCCGAACAGCCACAGCGGGACCAGCGGATCGTCGCCGCGCCGGTCCAGGGCGGCGAAGCCCAGCAGGGCCACGGCGCCG
This region includes:
- a CDS encoding MFS transporter; this encodes MRTDMAVGGRALFTLLASVQAALLMAMMVLGVALPEVREALSLTADELALVSAAYPVSFCGLLLLGGRLGDVYGHRAVFGAGCGVFVAGSVGVGVAVGFGSLVAARFAQGAGAALAAPAALALAGGLFDDAGARRRAVALWGALPAAGGALGLVAAGPVVAFASWRWVTAVPVLVVTVALAAVRRLPATRPVAGQRVDVRGAALVTCGLAACCYGLIRVTSPSARWTALALLLAGAVALLGFAALDRRGDDPLVPLWLFGSAGRLTGLVALGAGAAGVFSLSYFLPLHLQQNVGLSPLGTSTAYLPYAAVLLAASAVSGRVTSAWGPRRTALLGLLTASVGLALLSLIGVQNTYSAALLAGMLLFPAGVTLLFSAGAVLALDGVPSSHAGVAGGLLNAAVETGPTLGFAALVSLAAGATALTGDGQGDAAALSAGYGTALAATAVAYLLLAAVVRPPRRPAQEPVSGPSGSP